A DNA window from Candidatus Sulfidibacterium hydrothermale contains the following coding sequences:
- a CDS encoding carboxypeptidase-like regulatory domain-containing protein, protein MNLNRIMSRFLPAVFIFLLALTVHAASGTFMEHDTTRFTAVRGEILDNTSHRPVVFASVFIQGTNIGTVSNSNGKFLIKIPLRYSKRKLAFSSIGYKMKVVPIASLNKVVNKIYLSPAVIPIKEVVIRHLDPVHLLETAVDRIPENYSDKPVNMTGFYRESIKKNRKYLSVAEAILKIYKAAYAKGVLNNDRVTILKGRKAQYVKKQDTLAVKFQGGPLSLSYLDVVKNQGDILGKSMFPYYNYHLDGVIMLDNRETYVISFDQKDTVQLPLFKGKIYLDAQNLAVAGLEVEVSPKQIQKAVNYVIRKKPAGLKASLLGVHILVKYRKIGDKWYLNYLRNETDLRFKWPKKLFHSDYTITAETAITNISTKNVVKPKFSTRFKPNEVFSEKVSNFSDPNFWGANNIIEPEVSIQSAIKKLSRKLKRLQR, encoded by the coding sequence ATGAATTTAAACCGTATAATGAGTCGTTTTCTGCCTGCTGTTTTTATTTTTCTTTTGGCTCTGACTGTTCATGCGGCATCCGGTACTTTTATGGAGCATGATACTACCCGGTTTACGGCTGTCAGGGGAGAAATTCTTGATAATACCAGCCATCGTCCTGTTGTTTTTGCGTCTGTTTTTATTCAGGGAACCAACATCGGGACCGTATCGAATTCCAATGGGAAATTTTTAATCAAGATTCCGTTGCGTTATAGTAAGCGTAAGCTGGCTTTTAGCAGCATTGGTTACAAAATGAAAGTTGTGCCGATTGCTTCGCTGAACAAAGTAGTAAATAAAATTTATCTTTCTCCGGCGGTCATCCCCATTAAGGAAGTGGTTATCCGGCATCTCGATCCGGTACATCTTTTGGAAACAGCGGTTGACCGGATTCCTGAAAATTACTCAGACAAACCGGTGAACATGACGGGTTTTTATCGGGAATCGATCAAAAAGAACAGAAAATATCTCTCGGTAGCTGAGGCGATCTTGAAAATATATAAAGCAGCTTATGCCAAAGGGGTATTGAATAACGACCGGGTAACGATCTTAAAAGGCCGTAAGGCACAGTATGTAAAGAAACAAGATACCCTGGCGGTAAAATTTCAGGGTGGTCCGTTGAGCCTTTCTTATCTTGATGTGGTGAAAAATCAAGGGGATATTCTTGGAAAAAGCATGTTCCCGTATTACAACTACCATCTTGACGGCGTAATTATGCTGGATAACCGCGAAACATATGTGATTAGCTTTGACCAGAAAGATACGGTGCAATTGCCCCTCTTTAAAGGGAAAATCTACTTGGATGCACAGAACCTGGCGGTGGCCGGACTGGAAGTGGAAGTTAGTCCCAAGCAAATTCAAAAAGCGGTAAACTACGTAATTCGTAAGAAACCGGCCGGATTAAAAGCCTCTTTGTTGGGCGTGCATATTTTGGTGAAATACCGCAAAATCGGAGACAAATGGTATCTGAATTATCTGCGTAACGAAACCGACCTGCGCTTTAAATGGCCCAAAAAACTGTTCCATTCCGATTACACCATTACCGCCGAAACGGCTATTACCAATATCTCAACAAAAAATGTGGTTAAGCCGAAGTTCAGTACGCGGTTTAAACCCAATGAGGTTTTCTCTGAAAAAGTCAGCAACTTTAGCGATCCGAACTTTTGGGGTGCCAACAATATTATTGAACCGGAAGTCTCCATTCAGTCGGCAATTAAAAAGCTGAGCCGTAAGCTGAAACGGTTACAACGATAG
- a CDS encoding carboxypeptidase-like regulatory domain-containing protein, with protein sequence MIQRNIILLLGIVALLFFASCEKTISGNGVVMDKTSGMPLKEATVNAYLDHPSPDTYQMQTTTDDQGRYFVSSDPQVCTGSCPDLYVEIYKDGYSSAIVENPDNDTTWLSRK encoded by the coding sequence ATGATTCAGCGGAACATCATTTTGCTACTCGGCATCGTCGCCTTGTTGTTTTTCGCTTCCTGCGAAAAGACGATTTCAGGAAATGGGGTAGTCATGGACAAAACCTCCGGAATGCCGCTGAAAGAGGCTACGGTCAACGCATATCTCGATCATCCGTCACCGGATACCTATCAAATGCAAACCACCACTGACGATCAAGGAAGATATTTTGTTTCGAGCGACCCACAGGTTTGTACCGGCAGTTGCCCTGATCTTTATGTTGAAATTTATAAAGACGGATATTCATCTGCTATCGTTGAAAATCCGGACAACGATACCACGTGGCTTTCCAGAAAATAA
- a CDS encoding YggS family pyridoxal phosphate-dependent enzyme, translating to MDVQANLKKVLQDIPPHVRLVAVSKTKPVEMIQAAYDAGQRDFGENKAQDMAAKYPQLPSDIRWHFIGHLQTNKVKYIAPFVTLIHAADSLKILKEINKQAIKNNRVIDCLLEFHIAREESKFGLDRETAEEILSSEEYKALKNIRICGVMGMATYTDDTAQIRKEFQTLRAIFEELKDKYFKEADYFKEISMGMSGDYPIAIEEGATLVRIGSKIFGARY from the coding sequence ATGGATGTTCAAGCCAATCTGAAAAAGGTTTTACAGGATATTCCGCCCCACGTTCGGTTAGTGGCGGTATCAAAAACCAAACCGGTAGAGATGATACAGGCAGCTTATGATGCCGGTCAGCGCGATTTCGGGGAAAATAAAGCCCAGGATATGGCAGCTAAATATCCGCAGCTTCCGTCGGATATTCGCTGGCATTTTATCGGCCATTTGCAAACCAATAAAGTAAAATATATTGCTCCGTTTGTAACGTTAATTCATGCTGCCGACAGCCTGAAGATCTTAAAAGAAATCAACAAACAAGCCATAAAGAACAACCGGGTGATTGATTGCCTGTTGGAATTTCATATTGCCCGTGAAGAATCAAAGTTTGGACTTGACCGGGAAACTGCCGAAGAAATTCTTTCGTCAGAAGAATATAAAGCGTTGAAAAACATTCGCATTTGTGGTGTAATGGGAATGGCAACTTATACGGATGATACGGCTCAGATCAGAAAGGAATTTCAAACGTTGCGCGCCATTTTTGAAGAGCTGAAGGATAAATATTTCAAAGAAGCCGATTATTTTAAAGAAATCAGCATGGGGATGTCCGGCGATTATCCCATTGCTATTGAAGAAGGAGCAACCCTGGTACGAATTGGCTCTAAGATTTTTGGTGCCCGTTATTAA
- a CDS encoding phosphatidylglycerophosphatase A family protein, translating into MNLYKLTASGLGTGYFPVAPGTAGAALGILLFYGFNQELYALHVDPVWIPVSQLIVILLISWLGVYSIKKVHQTWEHDAQTIVIDEIVGVWIAAYALPLRWQYYLYAFILFRLFDIYKPLFIRKIDKLKNDWSVMLDDMLAGVYALVVLQLLLHFKVL; encoded by the coding sequence ATGAATCTTTACAAACTGACGGCATCAGGGTTGGGAACCGGTTATTTTCCCGTTGCTCCGGGTACTGCAGGAGCTGCTCTTGGCATACTCTTATTTTATGGTTTTAACCAGGAGCTCTATGCACTTCACGTGGATCCGGTGTGGATTCCGGTTTCCCAGCTGATCGTCATTTTGTTAATCTCGTGGCTCGGTGTTTACAGCATCAAAAAAGTACATCAAACCTGGGAACATGACGCGCAAACTATTGTTATTGATGAAATTGTCGGGGTATGGATTGCCGCTTATGCCCTTCCGCTCCGTTGGCAATACTATTTGTACGCGTTCATCCTTTTCCGGTTGTTTGATATTTATAAACCGTTATTTATCCGAAAAATTGACAAACTGAAAAATGACTGGAGCGTCATGCTGGACGATATGCTGGCCGGAGTGTATGCTCTTGTTGTTCTTCAACTTCTTCTCCATTTTAAAGTTTTATGA
- a CDS encoding sugar phosphate nucleotidyltransferase: MKPTLLILAAGIGSRYGGVKQMDKIGPSGESIIDYSVYDALRAGFEKVVFVLNPKIIDDFKAVYEPRLSGKIQTAYVLQELDNIPPGVEFNPERVKPWGTGHAVLVAKDAIDTPFAVINADDFYGREAFDVLGKFLSERKNNETHYAMVGYQLANTLSENGSVSRGICRVVDGLLSDVVERTKIYKNDDGTIVYEEDGKIVPVDDKSLVSMNFWGFTPKYFEQSEAFFVDFIRQNAQQLKAEFYIPFVVNQLIKQKKADVRVLESHDQWFGVTYREDKPVTIARIRELIKNGVYPESLWK; this comes from the coding sequence ATGAAACCCACATTATTAATTCTTGCGGCAGGCATAGGAAGCCGTTATGGCGGCGTAAAACAGATGGATAAAATAGGTCCTTCAGGCGAAAGTATTATTGATTATTCGGTATATGATGCCCTTCGGGCCGGATTTGAAAAAGTTGTTTTCGTTCTTAATCCGAAAATTATTGATGATTTCAAAGCGGTTTATGAGCCGCGGTTATCCGGAAAAATTCAGACGGCTTATGTCTTGCAGGAGCTTGACAATATCCCGCCCGGGGTTGAGTTTAATCCTGAAAGGGTAAAACCCTGGGGAACAGGTCATGCGGTTTTGGTAGCCAAAGATGCAATTGATACGCCTTTTGCCGTGATCAATGCGGATGACTTCTATGGTCGCGAAGCGTTTGACGTTCTCGGAAAGTTTTTGTCTGAACGAAAAAATAATGAAACGCATTATGCAATGGTCGGTTATCAGCTGGCCAACACCCTTTCTGAAAATGGCAGCGTTTCTCGGGGTATTTGCCGTGTGGTGGACGGTTTATTGTCCGATGTGGTAGAACGAACCAAGATTTATAAAAATGACGATGGAACCATTGTCTATGAAGAAGACGGAAAAATCGTTCCGGTAGATGACAAAAGCTTGGTCTCGATGAACTTTTGGGGATTTACTCCGAAATATTTTGAACAGTCGGAAGCCTTTTTTGTTGATTTCATTCGCCAAAATGCCCAGCAGCTGAAAGCCGAATTTTATATTCCCTTTGTTGTTAATCAGCTGATTAAACAAAAGAAAGCCGATGTCCGTGTGCTGGAAAGTCATGATCAGTGGTTTGGCGTAACCTACCGGGAAGATAAACCGGTAACCATTGCCCGGATCAGGGAACTGATAAAAAACGGCGTTTATCCTGAATCGCTTTGGAAATAA
- a CDS encoding phosphotransferase enzyme family protein — translation MKEILTAYPVLKGCDQPEPFGNGHINDTFLVKSPSGKFILQRVNRKVFDIAVLTKNLSFLFAALADYEKENKVKLMPAVLKNEKGDYHTMDSSGAAWRVVEFFPDCKTYLTAPDEEVAYQGAKAMGAFQRFMNTLPVEKLQPTIPGFHDTPARLSTFLETVKRVSGTTKKQAVPEIDFLLDNRHIAQELQQVLREKVLPVRVTHNDTKLENILFTADGQVLVIDPDTIMPGSVIYDFGDMVRTFTSPAGEDEPDLDRTIFRVNFFEALTRGYLESLKDVLSAPEKQYLLLGAKAILYEQALRFLNDFLQGNIYYKVDYPEHNLVRTRTQIKLLTEILQHEKQLRNIIAHIL, via the coding sequence ATGAAAGAAATCCTGACAGCATATCCGGTTTTAAAAGGTTGTGATCAGCCCGAACCTTTTGGTAACGGGCATATTAATGATACTTTTTTGGTGAAATCTCCTTCCGGGAAGTTTATTTTGCAACGGGTAAACCGGAAAGTCTTTGATATTGCTGTGTTAACAAAGAATCTCTCTTTTCTTTTTGCCGCACTTGCCGATTATGAAAAAGAAAATAAAGTGAAGCTAATGCCGGCGGTATTAAAGAACGAGAAAGGAGATTACCATACAATGGATTCGTCGGGAGCTGCCTGGCGGGTGGTGGAATTTTTCCCTGATTGTAAAACGTATCTTACTGCTCCTGATGAAGAAGTGGCGTACCAGGGCGCAAAAGCCATGGGGGCTTTTCAACGGTTTATGAATACCTTGCCGGTTGAGAAACTGCAGCCCACTATTCCTGGTTTTCATGATACTCCGGCCCGTTTAAGTACCTTTTTAGAAACGGTAAAGCGTGTTTCTGGTACCACGAAAAAACAGGCGGTTCCTGAAATTGATTTTTTACTGGACAACCGTCACATTGCCCAGGAATTGCAACAGGTTTTACGGGAAAAGGTACTCCCGGTGCGGGTCACCCACAACGATACAAAACTGGAAAATATTTTATTTACGGCCGACGGACAGGTGTTGGTTATTGATCCGGATACCATTATGCCGGGAAGTGTTATCTATGATTTTGGCGATATGGTACGGACTTTTACCAGCCCGGCTGGTGAAGATGAACCCGATTTAGACCGGACAATATTCCGGGTAAATTTTTTTGAAGCTTTGACACGCGGGTATCTCGAGTCGTTAAAAGACGTGCTGTCAGCACCGGAAAAACAATATCTTTTGTTGGGGGCCAAAGCCATTCTTTACGAACAGGCCCTTCGTTTTTTGAATGACTTTTTGCAGGGAAACATTTATTACAAAGTGGATTATCCCGAACATAATCTGGTCCGTACCCGTACGCAAATCAAATTACTCACAGAAATTCTGCAACACGAAAAACAACTCCGGAATATCATTGCACATATTCTTTAA
- a CDS encoding GtrA family protein encodes MMAATRQNIYTLLRFNTSAVTATAVDYTLFLFLLEIGHVWYLLASFVGLVFGGITAFLLERSWTFKRSDGKLSGQAMRFLLVWISSILLNTAGLYFIVTVFGFQYIIGKVTVSVIVGIGFNFFMHKHFVFR; translated from the coding sequence ATGATGGCAGCTACACGACAAAATATTTATACTCTTTTGCGGTTTAATACTTCAGCAGTAACTGCTACAGCGGTAGATTATACCCTGTTTTTGTTTCTGTTGGAAATCGGACACGTTTGGTATTTGCTTGCATCTTTTGTCGGTCTTGTTTTTGGCGGGATAACGGCCTTCCTTTTGGAGCGGTCATGGACATTTAAACGAAGTGACGGAAAATTGTCCGGACAAGCTATGCGGTTTTTACTGGTGTGGATCTCAAGTATCTTGTTAAACACAGCCGGTTTATATTTCATTGTAACCGTCTTCGGGTTTCAATATATCATTGGAAAAGTTACAGTTTCAGTAATTGTGGGAATTGGCTTTAACTTTTTCATGCACAAACATTTTGTATTCAGGTAA
- a CDS encoding alpha-galactosidase, translating to MKKITVFALFLLMVSGGVYAGNVRFIFKKTKTDTCFVLENAKVRQSVVIRHGKLFSDTLQLQKAYAAAFHRPVARLISDANFSVRVVWTGLRAPGMNNNAENPVQFDRSDFVFSRYAVTDSLGGKQLFLFFKGKNNPFTLCVTYSLLPEKFYARRSLAVNDPKLHGHFLDRMDPRKGNFLFTTGNKNKTSKVSIGVEGMGFANAEEVTLKKTSGSGIRFLKKGGFGQPVAFASQNDGGFIGLEYPAGTSEVRFSGKSTFFVDSYQYFGERIENQPIRSNTVVTAVTPQPYVKNWFFDYVNDIRVAPAKPYILYNSWYDLRSEAYAKVDKKIPPDAVMNEKNTLRIIHLLQKNMIQKYHIHLNAVVLDDGWDNYESAWSLNKNEFPHGLRPLADTLAKTHTRLGIWYGPMGGYSFAMRRVKWMGEHGYEVTGHKYVYGSAKLCLAGKNYSRLFQQRVTSMVRNDHVGYFKWDGIQFSCSNPTHGHPVGIYSRRAVLQSVIAKCKAVRAIDSSVYLNITTGTWLSPWWLQYANQIWMDAADYAFSDVPSVSRRDNAMTYRDYALYDDFKVRNMWIPMANLMTHGIIKGRLENISKGGEPLDRFTNNVVLYFARGISMWELYISPDILTTAEWEVLSQAIKWAESVQHVMPVTYMTGGNPAKGEVYGYLHFQGDKGLIAVRNPKVEQDTIRIILKPDYGLNENAASLVVEQVYPYRRILPDLYSAGGRLSIPLNGFETAIFNVYPLQSSNRPLLADAVFSLQQEGNQLFYKVYQTGPRSRFLQPQKIATIKRTGGENKSFTQLDYQQLSARIKSDYLFSVKKGKKTVAFQVVPKKEKTVTPHEVALLLTHPAPNSDFPEVTARQNGKVLPVKKQMIKGKWAWYSVIPNGSDEITITVNRADWHGKAQLWIDNITVNKPLTLEVVTTHPLPKAILPPLPFPENESRHYILMKKLDL from the coding sequence ATGAAAAAAATTACCGTCTTTGCTTTGTTTCTTCTTATGGTTTCCGGCGGAGTGTATGCCGGCAACGTTCGCTTTATTTTTAAAAAAACCAAAACCGATACCTGTTTTGTTTTGGAAAATGCCAAAGTCAGACAGTCGGTAGTCATTCGTCACGGAAAACTATTTTCAGACACTTTACAGTTGCAAAAAGCTTATGCTGCGGCTTTTCATCGTCCGGTGGCCCGTTTGATCAGTGATGCCAATTTTTCTGTTCGTGTGGTATGGACCGGACTCCGGGCACCGGGAATGAACAATAATGCAGAAAACCCGGTGCAGTTTGACCGGTCTGATTTTGTTTTTAGTCGTTATGCGGTTACCGATAGCCTTGGCGGGAAACAGTTGTTTCTGTTTTTTAAAGGAAAAAATAATCCTTTCACGTTGTGCGTAACGTATAGTCTGCTTCCCGAAAAATTTTATGCCCGCCGGAGTCTTGCGGTTAATGATCCGAAACTTCACGGCCATTTTTTGGATCGCATGGACCCAAGAAAAGGAAATTTTCTTTTTACTACAGGCAATAAAAATAAAACATCCAAAGTAAGTATCGGAGTTGAAGGGATGGGTTTTGCGAATGCCGAAGAAGTTACCCTGAAAAAAACTTCCGGTAGCGGGATTCGTTTTTTAAAGAAAGGCGGGTTTGGTCAGCCGGTGGCTTTTGCCAGTCAAAATGACGGGGGATTTATCGGATTGGAGTATCCGGCCGGTACCAGCGAAGTACGGTTTTCCGGTAAAAGCACTTTTTTTGTTGACAGCTATCAGTATTTTGGCGAAAGAATAGAAAACCAGCCCATTAGAAGTAATACGGTGGTTACGGCGGTTACTCCGCAACCCTATGTGAAAAATTGGTTTTTTGATTACGTGAACGATATCCGGGTGGCCCCGGCAAAACCTTATATTCTCTACAACAGCTGGTACGATTTACGCTCGGAAGCATATGCTAAGGTGGATAAAAAAATTCCGCCGGATGCGGTGATGAACGAAAAAAATACCTTGCGGATTATTCATCTTTTGCAGAAAAACATGATTCAAAAATATCATATTCATCTGAATGCCGTGGTATTGGATGATGGTTGGGATAATTATGAAAGTGCCTGGTCGTTGAATAAGAATGAATTTCCGCACGGTTTACGGCCGCTTGCCGACACGTTGGCGAAAACCCATACCCGTTTAGGAATTTGGTATGGCCCGATGGGCGGTTACTCTTTTGCCATGCGACGGGTAAAATGGATGGGAGAACATGGCTACGAAGTAACCGGGCACAAGTATGTGTATGGCTCTGCAAAGTTGTGCCTTGCCGGGAAAAATTACAGCCGTCTTTTTCAGCAACGGGTAACTTCTATGGTTCGTAACGATCATGTGGGATATTTTAAATGGGATGGTATCCAGTTTAGCTGTTCCAATCCGACGCATGGTCACCCGGTAGGAATTTATTCCCGTCGGGCGGTTTTGCAATCGGTCATTGCAAAATGTAAGGCTGTCCGGGCTATTGATTCCAGTGTGTATCTGAATATTACTACCGGAACCTGGCTTAGCCCGTGGTGGTTGCAGTATGCCAACCAGATTTGGATGGATGCCGCGGATTACGCTTTTTCGGATGTGCCTTCTGTCAGCCGGCGCGACAATGCCATGACCTATCGCGATTATGCCCTGTATGATGATTTTAAAGTGCGGAACATGTGGATTCCGATGGCTAATCTGATGACGCACGGAATTATCAAAGGCAGACTGGAAAATATTTCGAAAGGCGGGGAGCCGCTGGATCGCTTTACCAATAATGTTGTGCTTTATTTTGCCCGGGGTATCAGTATGTGGGAGTTGTATATTTCGCCTGATATTCTGACTACGGCAGAGTGGGAAGTGCTTTCGCAGGCCATCAAATGGGCTGAGTCGGTACAGCATGTGATGCCGGTAACGTATATGACGGGTGGCAATCCTGCCAAAGGAGAGGTGTACGGCTATCTTCATTTTCAGGGTGACAAAGGGCTGATTGCCGTGCGAAATCCTAAAGTAGAGCAAGATACCATTCGTATCATTCTTAAACCGGATTATGGCTTAAATGAAAATGCAGCCAGCCTTGTGGTAGAGCAAGTTTACCCTTACCGCCGGATTTTACCGGATTTGTATTCTGCCGGTGGCCGGTTATCCATTCCTCTGAATGGTTTCGAAACGGCTATTTTTAACGTGTACCCTTTGCAAAGCAGTAACCGGCCGCTGTTGGCTGATGCTGTTTTCTCCTTGCAACAGGAGGGCAATCAGCTGTTCTATAAAGTTTATCAAACCGGACCGCGTTCCCGTTTTTTGCAACCCCAAAAAATAGCAACCATAAAACGTACCGGCGGAGAAAATAAATCGTTTACCCAATTGGATTATCAGCAATTGTCGGCCCGGATAAAATCAGATTATCTTTTTTCTGTGAAAAAAGGGAAGAAAACAGTGGCATTTCAGGTCGTTCCTAAAAAGGAAAAAACAGTGACTCCCCATGAAGTCGCTTTGTTGCTTACCCATCCTGCACCGAACAGCGATTTCCCGGAAGTGACAGCCCGGCAAAACGGAAAAGTTCTTCCTGTTAAAAAACAGATGATCAAAGGAAAATGGGCCTGGTATTCGGTAATTCCAAATGGCAGCGATGAGATCACAATTACGGTAAATCGTGCCGATTGGCATGGAAAAGCTCAACTTTGGATTGATAATATTACCGTGAATAAGCCGTTGACGCTGGAAGTGGTGACTACCCATCCTTTGCCAAAAGCAATTCTTCCGCCTTTACCTTTCCCGGAAAACGAAAGCCGGCATTATATTTTAATGAAAAAGCTCGATTTGTAA
- a CDS encoding inositol-3-phosphate synthase produces the protein MKIGKDIQEPKGKLGILMPGIGAVSTTFMAGVFAARKDLGRPVGSISQMGKIRLGKRTENREPAVKDFVPLASLDDIVFGGWDIFKDNAYEAALNAGVLEKDLLNKIKDELSAVEPMPAVFDPDYVKRLHGVHVKKAPTKMELAQAVMDDIARFKEKNGCSRLIMIWTASTEVYVEVSDVHQTLENFEKGLENNDPGISPSMIYAYAALKSGVPYVNGAPNLTNDVPAIVELAHKEGLPIAGKDFKTGQTLMKTILGPGLKARLLGINGWFSTNILGNRDGEVLDDAGSFKTKEVSKLSVLDSVLEPEKYPELYKDMYHKVRINYYPPKGDDKESWDNIDIFGWLGYKMQIKVNFLCKDSILAAPVVLDLALFMDLAQRAGMKGIQEWLSFYFKSPQTKEGLRPIHDIFLQKIKFENTLRHLMGEELITHLGLDYYEDEH, from the coding sequence ATGAAAATAGGAAAAGACATTCAGGAACCCAAAGGGAAATTAGGAATCCTTATGCCGGGAATCGGCGCTGTATCTACCACTTTTATGGCCGGTGTTTTTGCTGCCCGGAAAGATTTGGGCCGTCCCGTGGGTTCAATCTCTCAAATGGGGAAAATAAGGCTGGGAAAACGTACCGAGAATCGTGAACCGGCAGTAAAAGATTTTGTCCCTTTGGCATCGTTAGATGATATTGTTTTTGGCGGTTGGGATATTTTTAAAGATAATGCTTACGAAGCGGCGCTAAATGCCGGAGTACTTGAAAAAGATTTACTCAATAAAATCAAAGACGAGCTTTCGGCTGTTGAACCCATGCCTGCCGTTTTTGATCCGGATTACGTAAAAAGATTACATGGCGTACATGTAAAAAAAGCCCCCACCAAGATGGAGCTGGCCCAGGCAGTGATGGACGACATCGCCCGCTTTAAAGAAAAAAACGGTTGCAGCCGGTTGATCATGATTTGGACCGCTTCTACCGAAGTATATGTTGAAGTGTCTGATGTACACCAAACACTGGAAAATTTTGAAAAAGGATTGGAAAACAATGATCCCGGAATTTCACCCAGTATGATTTATGCCTATGCCGCATTAAAAAGCGGTGTTCCTTACGTAAACGGCGCTCCAAACCTTACCAATGATGTTCCTGCCATTGTGGAACTGGCACATAAAGAAGGTCTTCCCATTGCAGGAAAAGACTTTAAAACCGGACAAACCCTGATGAAAACCATTCTCGGTCCTGGTTTAAAAGCCCGTTTATTAGGCATTAACGGATGGTTCTCCACAAACATTCTCGGAAACCGTGACGGTGAAGTATTGGATGATGCCGGCTCATTCAAAACCAAGGAAGTTTCAAAACTTAGCGTACTCGACAGTGTGCTGGAGCCCGAAAAATATCCGGAATTATACAAAGACATGTATCATAAAGTACGGATCAATTATTATCCTCCAAAAGGCGACGACAAAGAAAGCTGGGATAACATTGATATTTTCGGCTGGTTAGGATACAAAATGCAAATCAAAGTAAACTTCTTGTGTAAAGACTCCATTTTGGCTGCTCCGGTAGTTTTGGATCTGGCCTTGTTTATGGATTTGGCTCAACGTGCCGGGATGAAAGGAATACAGGAATGGCTTTCGTTCTATTTCAAATCACCGCAAACCAAAGAAGGATTGCGACCGATTCATGATATTTTCCTGCAGAAAATAAAATTTGAAAACACACTGCGCCATTTGATGGGAGAAGAACTGATCACCCATCTCGGACTGGATTATTACGAAGACGAACACTAA
- a CDS encoding CDP-alcohol phosphatidyltransferase family protein, which yields MKKGNYWNLLKKSAYNALNPAINILAKTGITPNAITTIGFLITIGSTIILIHGANTGNRNDYRYIFWFGIVLLSAGIFDMLDGQLARKTNKKTAFGALYDSTIDRYSELVMFFGIAYYLVSFHYFLSSVFTFLAMIGSIMVSYIRARAEGLGFECKVGLMQRPERVLTIGISAIVYGIISFYLGTFKITVNWLPFPLFENISFFTIPIFVMAILTNYTAWQRLHHCKKIM from the coding sequence ATGAAAAAAGGCAACTACTGGAATCTGTTGAAAAAAAGTGCTTATAACGCACTCAACCCGGCAATTAACATACTGGCAAAAACCGGAATTACTCCTAACGCCATTACCACCATTGGTTTTTTAATAACTATTGGTTCGACAATCATCCTGATTCATGGTGCCAACACGGGAAACCGAAATGATTACCGGTATATTTTCTGGTTTGGTATTGTACTATTATCAGCGGGCATTTTTGACATGCTTGACGGACAGCTGGCACGAAAAACCAACAAAAAAACGGCTTTTGGCGCACTATACGATTCCACAATCGACCGGTACAGCGAACTGGTCATGTTTTTTGGCATTGCTTATTATTTGGTATCGTTTCACTACTTTTTAAGTTCGGTTTTCACCTTTCTGGCCATGATTGGCTCTATTATGGTAAGTTACATTCGTGCACGTGCCGAGGGGCTGGGTTTTGAATGTAAAGTAGGGCTCATGCAACGTCCGGAAAGAGTTCTTACTATCGGGATCAGTGCCATTGTATATGGTATCATATCTTTCTATTTAGGCACTTTTAAAATCACGGTAAACTGGCTACCGTTTCCGTTATTCGAAAACATCTCCTTTTTTACCATTCCCATCTTTGTGATGGCCATTCTTACGAATTATACCGCATGGCAACGACTGCATCATTGCAAAAAAATAATGTAA